From Deinococcus sp. KSM4-11, a single genomic window includes:
- a CDS encoding NAD(P)/FAD-dependent oxidoreductase, giving the protein MSTLPTSTSVHAPPATGHAIVLGASMAGLLAARVLADHYAQVTVLERDPLPNETAPRRGVPQGRQPHGLLAAGLRTLDRLFPGFGAELVQAGGLPGDSSWNIRWYQVGGFKVRQRSDVHGVLASRPLIEGVVRERVRRLPNVQFRDDVSVQGLLHGEGRVRGVQLEDRRQGRHEELSADLTVDATGRGSRSPAWLRALGYAAPAESVVRIDVTYTSQVYQDAAPQHPDDVNAYIIMEEAPHGKRGGVALSCEHGRWMIGLAGMLGEQPPSDPVGFHAYAQALPSPEIARLIERLTPLGAPVTHHFPHSQRRHYERLTRFPEQYLVMGDALCSFNPIYGQGMTVAALEALALQECLRAGGQVSWQRFFKQAAGVIDIPWTLAVGSDLAYPQVEGPRTVAGRLIQRYVRHVHLAAQHDGQVALAFHQVSNLLRPPQSLFRPAVVGRVLRARLGHPAEGHRTGQHVPAR; this is encoded by the coding sequence ATGAGCACCCTGCCCACGTCCACGTCCGTGCACGCGCCGCCTGCCACCGGGCACGCCATCGTCCTCGGGGCCAGCATGGCGGGCCTGCTGGCCGCCCGCGTCCTGGCCGACCACTACGCCCAGGTCACGGTGCTCGAACGCGATCCGCTGCCCAACGAGACCGCGCCGCGCCGGGGAGTGCCGCAGGGCCGTCAGCCTCACGGGTTGCTGGCGGCGGGCCTCCGAACCCTCGACCGGCTGTTTCCGGGCTTCGGCGCCGAGCTGGTGCAGGCCGGAGGCCTTCCCGGCGACAGCAGCTGGAACATCCGGTGGTATCAGGTCGGTGGCTTCAAGGTGCGCCAGAGAAGCGATGTCCACGGCGTGCTGGCCAGCCGTCCGCTGATCGAGGGGGTCGTGCGCGAGCGCGTGCGCCGCCTGCCCAACGTGCAGTTCCGGGATGATGTCAGCGTTCAGGGCCTGCTGCACGGGGAGGGCCGGGTTCGTGGCGTGCAGCTGGAAGACCGGCGCCAGGGTCGGCACGAGGAGCTGAGCGCCGATCTGACGGTGGACGCCACCGGACGCGGCTCCAGAAGCCCCGCGTGGCTCCGGGCCCTGGGCTACGCGGCGCCCGCGGAGAGCGTGGTTCGCATCGACGTGACCTACACGTCGCAGGTCTACCAGGACGCGGCGCCACAGCATCCGGACGACGTGAACGCCTACATCATCATGGAGGAAGCGCCGCACGGCAAACGGGGCGGCGTGGCCCTCAGCTGCGAGCACGGCCGCTGGATGATCGGGCTGGCCGGAATGCTCGGCGAGCAGCCGCCCAGCGATCCCGTGGGATTCCACGCCTACGCCCAGGCCCTGCCGTCGCCCGAGATCGCCCGCCTGATCGAGCGCCTGACTCCACTGGGCGCGCCGGTCACCCACCATTTCCCGCACAGCCAGCGCCGCCACTACGAACGCCTGACCCGGTTTCCGGAGCAGTACCTGGTGATGGGCGACGCGCTGTGCAGTTTCAACCCGATCTACGGTCAGGGCATGACGGTCGCCGCCCTCGAAGCGCTCGCCCTCCAGGAGTGCCTGCGCGCGGGCGGCCAGGTCTCGTGGCAGCGCTTCTTCAAGCAGGCCGCCGGGGTCATCGACATTCCCTGGACGCTGGCGGTGGGCAGTGACCTGGCCTATCCCCAGGTCGAGGGGCCGCGTACCGTCGCCGGGCGCCTGATCCAGCGCTATGTCCGCCATGTCCATCTGGCCGCCCAGCACGACGGGCAGGTCGCGCTGGCCTTTCATCAGGTGTCCAACCTGCTCAGGCCGCCGCAGAGCCTGTTCCGTCCTGCCGTGGTCGGCCGGGTCCTGCGGGCGCGGCTGGGACATCCGGCCGAGGGGCACCGGACGGGACAGCACGTGCCGGCGCGGTAG
- a CDS encoding thioredoxin: MTDAAPYILLTQEACAECERLKRLLAGPLKGHYGDRITVIHRQEQPEAFAHLAEQYELRAAPALLHVASGRTQRGKFGLGEVRRFLEQDW; the protein is encoded by the coding sequence ATGACTGATGCGGCTCCCTACATCCTCCTGACCCAGGAGGCCTGCGCCGAGTGCGAACGCCTCAAACGCCTCCTGGCCGGGCCGCTGAAGGGCCACTATGGGGATCGCATCACGGTGATCCATCGACAGGAGCAGCCCGAGGCATTCGCACACCTTGCCGAGCAGTACGAGCTGCGCGCCGCGCCAGCTCTGCTGCACGTGGCCAGCGGCCGAACGCAGCGCGGGAAGTTCGGCCTGGGTGAGGTGCGGCGCTTCCTGGAACAGGACTGGTAG
- a CDS encoding ribonucleotide-diphosphate reductase subunit beta: MSHTPFSATNWSEPEDAFSATFYEKYTSQLWFPDEIPLTNDALVWNALSDEERWTYIHASAGLNALDTLQGEVGMPALRGLIGGHIRKATLQFQGMMEDIHARSYSLMNKTFLSAGEEREVFEWVRTQPHLQFKIAFIQDVFGDPDVSRLGLWKKLTVSCMLETALFYSGFFYPLYLAGQGRMVAAGEIFNLIILDEALHGVYVALLAQEQFDGLNDAEQVYARAWYGQTLQTLYRNELAYTDVLYAPLNLTGDVKRFIRFNFNVLADNLALDRPFPDEEIHPVVQNGIRAGGTTHDFFSAKGSSYAKIGVEPLTDADVDALWAGDFPDLSRHAGRVSHD; the protein is encoded by the coding sequence GTGTCCCATACGCCGTTTTCGGCCACAAACTGGTCAGAGCCCGAGGACGCCTTCTCGGCCACCTTCTACGAGAAATACACGTCCCAGCTGTGGTTTCCCGACGAAATTCCCCTCACAAACGACGCGCTGGTGTGGAACGCCCTCAGCGACGAGGAACGCTGGACGTACATCCACGCCTCGGCGGGCCTGAACGCGCTCGATACGCTCCAGGGCGAGGTCGGGATGCCCGCCCTGCGCGGTCTGATCGGCGGGCACATCCGCAAAGCGACCCTGCAATTCCAGGGCATGATGGAAGACATCCACGCCCGCAGTTACAGCCTGATGAACAAGACCTTCCTCTCGGCAGGCGAGGAGCGCGAGGTCTTCGAGTGGGTGCGCACCCAGCCGCACCTGCAATTCAAGATCGCGTTCATCCAGGACGTCTTCGGCGATCCGGACGTGTCGCGCCTGGGCCTGTGGAAGAAACTGACCGTGTCCTGCATGCTGGAGACGGCGCTGTTCTACAGCGGGTTTTTCTATCCTCTGTACCTCGCCGGGCAGGGGCGCATGGTGGCGGCCGGCGAGATCTTCAACCTGATCATCCTGGACGAGGCGCTGCACGGCGTGTACGTGGCCCTGCTCGCGCAGGAGCAGTTCGACGGCCTGAATGACGCCGAGCAGGTCTACGCCCGCGCGTGGTACGGCCAGACCCTCCAGACGCTGTACCGCAACGAGCTGGCGTACACGGACGTGCTGTACGCGCCGCTGAACCTGACCGGCGACGTGAAACGTTTCATCCGCTTCAATTTCAACGTGCTGGCCGACAATCTGGCCCTGGATCGCCCCTTCCCGGACGAGGAGATCCACCCGGTCGTGCAGAACGGCATCCGGGCGGGCGGCACCACACACGATTTCTTCAGCGCGAAAGGCAGCAGCTACGCCAAGATCGGCGTCGAACCCCTCACCGACGCGGACGTGGACGCCCTCTGGGCGGGGGACTTCCCCGACCTCAGCCGTCACGCCGGGCGGGTCTCCCATGACTGA
- the nrdE gene encoding class 1b ribonucleoside-diphosphate reductase subunit alpha, which yields MERWIELNNRVLTGTSVDTRHDLDALQVYFQEKVNPNTVFFHTLREKVRYLVEHGVWDASVFDRYAWEDVQAVFDRAYSYRFRFQSFMGAYKFYSEYATMTPDRARWLERYEDRMSITALARSETAGQALELVHHLVNQTFTPATPTLMNSGKANTGRLVSCFLLQDCTDNLESITKTLSFVAELSKGGGGIGVEVSNLRARGESLRGIQNVTKGVMGVAKMLDNMLRYADQAGQRPGAGAIYLSVMHADFQDTLNAKKIATDEDARLKTLSVGATIPDIFMEKVRAGEDIFQFYPHSLWQETGCEFTDIDWTREYQTLADNPRIRKKRVSARRVLEDIAITQGESGYPYLLLEGNANRANPIPNVGTIKMSNLCSEILQPTLPSCFHAYGQEAKDRVGLDVSCNLASLVIGQAMGSGDLGRVVRAAVGLLDNVARSTTIGEVPAVRRANEEMRSVGLGAMGLHSFLAANEVVYGSEGALEFVDVFFAAVHYHARKASMEIARDTGFVFRGFEGSRYQSGEHFQPYLERDFTPRTPEVAALFGGHALPTQEDWRQLVADIRTHGLAHSFVMAVAPTGSISYVSHASASIMPVTEKVETRTSNKARTIYPMPHLNETTEWYYEEAYDMDQRRVLDTVAAAQRHVDQGISCTLFVPASVTTRTLQSYYLYAYRLGLKTLYYTRLRKTNVQDCLSCVV from the coding sequence ATGGAACGCTGGATTGAACTCAACAACAGGGTGCTCACCGGCACGAGCGTGGATACACGGCACGACCTGGACGCCCTACAGGTCTATTTCCAGGAGAAGGTTAACCCGAACACGGTGTTCTTCCACACCCTGCGCGAGAAAGTCCGGTACCTGGTGGAGCACGGCGTGTGGGACGCCTCCGTGTTCGACCGCTACGCCTGGGAGGACGTGCAGGCCGTCTTCGACCGGGCGTACTCGTACAGGTTCCGCTTCCAGTCGTTCATGGGGGCGTACAAGTTCTACAGCGAGTACGCCACCATGACGCCGGATCGTGCCCGCTGGCTGGAACGCTACGAGGACCGCATGAGCATCACGGCCCTTGCCCGCTCGGAGACGGCCGGGCAGGCGCTGGAACTGGTGCACCACTTGGTGAACCAGACCTTCACGCCCGCCACGCCCACGCTGATGAACAGCGGAAAGGCGAACACGGGGCGTCTGGTGAGCTGCTTCCTGCTCCAGGACTGCACGGACAACCTGGAGTCCATCACCAAAACGCTGTCCTTCGTGGCCGAACTCAGCAAGGGCGGCGGGGGGATCGGGGTGGAGGTCAGCAACCTGCGGGCGCGGGGCGAGTCGCTGCGCGGCATCCAGAACGTCACGAAGGGCGTGATGGGCGTGGCGAAGATGCTCGACAACATGCTGCGCTACGCCGACCAGGCCGGGCAGCGCCCCGGCGCGGGAGCCATCTACCTGAGCGTCATGCACGCGGACTTCCAAGACACGCTGAACGCCAAGAAGATCGCCACCGACGAGGACGCCCGCCTCAAGACCCTCAGCGTCGGCGCGACGATCCCCGACATCTTCATGGAGAAGGTGCGCGCGGGCGAGGACATCTTCCAGTTCTACCCGCACTCGCTGTGGCAGGAGACCGGCTGCGAGTTCACCGACATCGACTGGACGCGCGAGTACCAGACGCTCGCCGACAACCCCCGCATCCGCAAGAAACGCGTCTCGGCGCGGCGGGTGCTGGAGGACATCGCCATCACGCAGGGCGAGAGCGGCTATCCGTACCTGCTGCTGGAGGGCAACGCCAACCGCGCCAACCCGATTCCGAACGTCGGCACCATCAAGATGAGCAACCTGTGCAGCGAGATCCTGCAACCCACCCTGCCCAGTTGCTTCCACGCCTACGGGCAGGAGGCGAAGGATCGCGTGGGGCTGGACGTGTCGTGCAACCTCGCCTCGCTGGTGATCGGGCAGGCGATGGGCAGCGGCGACCTGGGCCGCGTGGTGCGGGCCGCGGTTGGGCTGCTGGACAACGTGGCCCGTTCCACCACCATCGGCGAGGTGCCCGCCGTGCGCCGCGCCAACGAGGAGATGCGCTCTGTGGGCCTCGGTGCCATGGGCTTGCACTCCTTTCTGGCCGCCAATGAAGTCGTGTACGGCAGCGAGGGGGCGCTGGAATTCGTGGACGTGTTCTTCGCCGCCGTCCACTACCACGCCCGCAAGGCCAGCATGGAGATCGCCCGCGACACCGGGTTCGTATTCCGGGGCTTCGAGGGCAGCCGCTACCAGTCCGGGGAGCACTTCCAGCCGTATCTGGAACGCGACTTCACGCCCCGCACGCCGGAGGTGGCCGCCCTGTTTGGCGGTCATGCCCTGCCCACCCAGGAGGACTGGCGGCAGCTCGTGGCGGACATCCGGACGCACGGCCTGGCGCACTCCTTCGTCATGGCGGTGGCCCCCACCGGCAGCATCAGCTACGTGTCGCACGCCAGCGCCAGCATCATGCCCGTCACCGAGAAAGTGGAGACGCGCACGAGCAACAAGGCCCGCACCATCTACCCCATGCCACACCTGAACGAGACCACCGAGTGGTACTACGAGGAGGCCTACGACATGGATCAGCGCCGCGTGCTGGACACGGTGGCCGCCGCGCAGCGCCACGTGGATCAGGGCATCAGCTGCACGCTGTTCGTCCCGGCCAGCGTCACCACGCGCACCCTGCAGAGCTACTACCTGTACGCCTACCGCCTCGGGCTGAAGACCCTGTACTACACGCGGCTGCGCAAGACGAACGTGCAGGACTGCCTGAGCTGCGTGGTGTAA
- a CDS encoding class Ib ribonucleoside-diphosphate reductase assembly flavoprotein NrdI, producing MHLVFDSLTGNVRRLAHRIAARAAGMDVQDVRSGWIGDPFLLLTYTFHRGDVPESTRAFLRGAGRGLRGVVASGSYHWGTNFARAADVIAAEHAVPIIAKVNKGGTDADVALILAWLASATAPNPTNLQTVTFTGGTHGTLD from the coding sequence GTGCACCTGGTCTTCGACTCGCTGACGGGGAACGTCCGGCGACTGGCACACCGGATTGCCGCGCGGGCCGCCGGCATGGACGTGCAGGACGTGCGTTCCGGCTGGATCGGCGACCCCTTCTTGCTGTTGACCTACACCTTCCACCGGGGTGACGTACCCGAGTCCACACGCGCGTTCCTGCGCGGGGCCGGGCGCGGCCTGCGTGGGGTCGTCGCCAGCGGTTCCTACCACTGGGGCACGAACTTCGCCCGCGCGGCGGACGTGATTGCCGCCGAGCACGCCGTTCCCATCATCGCCAAGGTCAACAAGGGCGGCACCGATGCGGACGTGGCCCTCATCCTTGCCTGGCTGGCGAGCGCCACGGCCCCCAACCCCACGAACCTTCAGACCGTCACCTTCACCGGAGGCACGCATGGAACGCTGGATTGA
- a CDS encoding phosphoenolpyruvate synthase produces the protein MDDVRTFLRTSPYAVARSWQDATEDWITFDQFDVFGWYDAVLPLPAGRVDGAAVRLGGAEHPGDGWGQRAGGGSDTEHAAGSAAGRAAPAWVRAQRGNMTAASYVVPFARVRAGDLPLVGGKGANLGELTAAGFPVPPGFCITVRAFELGLEALPDREAMWRELEAIAPNDTAAAQAASARWRPRVAALPLPPQVDSAMDAAWHTLGPDHAYAVRSSATAEDLPGASFAGQQDTFLNVRGREALRRAVLDCWASLYNGRAIAYRAQLGLSQRHVTLAVVVQQMIEPEVAGILFTADPTTGQRHVARIDAAFGLGEALVSGVVSADAYHVDRRTRRVIQRVVAVKPFAIRSAPGGGVERVPLSGPERSRPALSDAEVTELTEICDRIEAHYGTPQDIEWAYREGHWFILQARPITTLYPLPEPQPVDGQLHAYFSFSHLQVMTDAMPPLAASVWRVLFPFGHPRTALDNPYLTVAGGRLYVDVSFALRHPLLRRVIPRAVGANVDARVGGALAALAGRPEFQRGPALHLFRAVRGAAPILRQAARVLAFPERGTVARQQVRYIHARIAEFRRALDSASSLELRLDVALTTLASLLGPALYPLIGRVIAGILADTALRALGRGVASRADLIALGAGQQGNVTTEMGLAVGDLADAARGQPALSAHLRRPDLDVRQRLAVSGVPGGSAFLERWQAFMARYGARGPGEIDLSQPRWHENPASLLNMVVGGLETGETGTHRALATEWQQRATEAAARVLNAAGPVRRVVMRHLLRSVRTYLPLREHPKFMLVQMLDLLKPVVLEASVVLTARGTLDVPGDVWFLTLPELRAALTNPPQDLRLRIAARRERFAADARRTPPRVMTSDGEQIRGQLRSARVPDGALSGQAVSAGVVEGPARVMRRLDDPPVQPGEILVAPFTDPGWTPLFVAAAGLVTEIGGLMTHGSLVAREYGLPAVVGVDRATTQIVSGQRLRVNGDLGYVELLDDAEAGATAPVPRSS, from the coding sequence GTGGACGATGTGCGCACGTTCCTGCGTACCAGCCCGTATGCCGTGGCCCGCTCCTGGCAGGACGCCACCGAGGACTGGATCACCTTCGACCAGTTCGACGTGTTCGGCTGGTACGACGCGGTGCTCCCGCTCCCGGCCGGGCGAGTGGATGGAGCAGCGGTTCGACTGGGCGGCGCAGAGCATCCAGGAGATGGCTGGGGTCAACGCGCGGGCGGCGGCAGTGATACGGAACATGCTGCAGGAAGCGCAGCGGGTCGCGCAGCCCCGGCATGGGTGAGGGCACAGAGGGGGAACATGACCGCAGCGTCGTATGTCGTACCGTTCGCTAGGGTCCGCGCGGGCGACCTGCCACTGGTCGGAGGCAAGGGAGCGAACCTCGGGGAACTCACCGCAGCCGGGTTCCCGGTTCCGCCGGGCTTCTGCATCACCGTGAGGGCCTTCGAGCTGGGACTTGAGGCCCTGCCCGACCGTGAAGCAATGTGGCGCGAGCTAGAGGCCATCGCACCGAACGACACGGCCGCCGCCCAGGCCGCGAGTGCCCGCTGGAGACCCAGGGTGGCGGCCCTGCCGCTGCCGCCCCAGGTGGACAGCGCCATGGACGCCGCGTGGCACACGCTGGGCCCGGATCACGCGTACGCGGTACGGTCCAGCGCGACCGCCGAGGATCTGCCCGGCGCCTCCTTCGCCGGGCAGCAGGACACCTTCCTGAACGTGCGGGGGCGGGAAGCGCTGCGGCGGGCGGTGCTGGACTGCTGGGCATCGCTGTACAACGGTCGCGCCATCGCCTACCGCGCCCAGCTCGGGCTCTCCCAACGTCACGTCACCCTGGCAGTGGTGGTGCAGCAGATGATTGAGCCCGAGGTGGCGGGCATCCTCTTCACCGCCGACCCCACCACGGGCCAGCGGCACGTCGCCCGGATCGACGCCGCCTTCGGTCTGGGAGAGGCCCTCGTGTCCGGGGTGGTCAGCGCCGACGCCTACCACGTGGATCGCCGGACGCGGCGCGTCATTCAGCGTGTCGTGGCGGTCAAACCCTTCGCGATCCGGTCGGCGCCGGGGGGCGGCGTCGAGCGTGTTCCCCTGAGTGGCCCGGAGCGAAGCCGCCCGGCGCTCTCGGACGCCGAGGTGACCGAACTGACCGAGATTTGCGACCGCATCGAGGCCCACTACGGCACGCCGCAGGATATCGAGTGGGCCTACCGGGAAGGACATTGGTTCATCCTGCAGGCGCGGCCCATCACGACCCTGTATCCGCTGCCGGAACCCCAGCCGGTGGACGGTCAGCTGCATGCCTACTTCAGCTTCAGCCACCTGCAGGTCATGACCGACGCCATGCCCCCGCTGGCGGCGTCGGTGTGGCGGGTACTGTTTCCCTTCGGGCATCCGCGCACGGCCCTGGACAATCCCTACCTGACGGTGGCCGGCGGGCGGCTGTATGTGGACGTCTCGTTCGCGCTGCGCCATCCGCTGCTCAGGCGCGTGATTCCCCGGGCAGTCGGCGCAAACGTGGACGCCCGCGTCGGCGGGGCACTGGCGGCCCTGGCCGGCCGACCGGAATTCCAGCGTGGGCCGGCCCTGCACCTGTTCCGCGCGGTCCGGGGCGCCGCGCCGATCCTCCGCCAGGCGGCGCGCGTCCTGGCGTTCCCGGAACGCGGCACCGTCGCCCGACAGCAGGTGCGGTACATCCACGCCCGCATCGCGGAGTTCCGCCGGGCGCTGGACAGTGCGTCCTCGCTGGAGTTGCGGCTGGACGTGGCCCTGACCACCCTCGCATCGCTGCTGGGGCCAGCCCTCTACCCGCTGATCGGCCGGGTGATTGCGGGCATCCTCGCCGATACCGCCCTACGCGCCCTGGGCCGGGGCGTGGCCTCCAGGGCCGACCTGATCGCCCTGGGGGCCGGGCAGCAGGGCAACGTCACCACCGAGATGGGGCTGGCGGTGGGCGACCTCGCGGACGCGGCGCGTGGCCAGCCGGCCCTGAGCGCGCACCTGCGGCGCCCCGACCTGGATGTTCGCCAACGCCTGGCGGTATCTGGGGTGCCCGGAGGTTCAGCGTTCCTCGAGCGCTGGCAGGCGTTCATGGCGCGCTACGGCGCGCGCGGGCCGGGCGAGATCGACCTCAGTCAACCGCGCTGGCACGAAAATCCCGCATCGCTGCTCAACATGGTGGTCGGCGGCCTGGAGACCGGGGAAACGGGCACCCACCGCGCGCTGGCGACCGAATGGCAGCAGCGCGCCACCGAGGCGGCCGCGCGGGTATTGAACGCTGCCGGGCCGGTGCGACGCGTGGTGATGCGCCACCTGCTGCGTTCGGTGCGTACCTACCTGCCGCTGCGCGAGCATCCCAAGTTCATGCTCGTGCAGATGCTCGATCTGCTCAAACCGGTGGTGCTGGAGGCGAGCGTGGTGCTCACGGCGCGTGGAACGCTGGACGTCCCCGGCGACGTGTGGTTCCTCACGCTACCTGAACTGCGCGCGGCCCTGACGAATCCACCACAGGACCTGAGGTTGAGGATCGCGGCGCGGCGTGAGCGGTTCGCGGCGGACGCGCGGCGCACGCCCCCCAGGGTCATGACCAGCGACGGTGAGCAGATCAGGGGCCAGCTCCGGAGTGCGCGGGTGCCGGACGGTGCCCTCAGCGGTCAGGCCGTGTCGGCCGGAGTGGTGGAAGGTCCCGCGCGGGTCATGCGCCGACTGGACGATCCGCCGGTTCAGCCCGGCGAGATCCTGGTCGCCCCGTTCACCGATCCCGGCTGGACTCCGCTGTTTGTGGCGGCGGCCGGTCTGGTCACCGAGATCGGCGGCCTGATGACCCACGGCTCGCTGGTGGCCCGCGAATACGGACTGCCGGCCGTGGTGGGCGTCGACCGCGCCACCACCCAGATCGTCAGCGGTCAGCGCCTGCGCGTGAACGGCGACCTGGGTTACGTGGAGCTGCTGGACGACGCGGAAGCCGGTGCAACCGCACCAGTCCCACGCTCGAGCTGA